The Streptomyces sp. SS1-1 genome has a segment encoding these proteins:
- a CDS encoding SUKH-4 family immunity protein, protein MELTPERALEQARAWLAEPHRLYRTLAVRGVPGSGKTAFLGELASRIPDAVHVDCRGRNADDIARDLLRAWGVTDAPVSLLSGAQRMRSGGVALLSDVQWAGAFVTSAEAGRICGRVISTLSQFSRAQVQFVVERSSDRPWVAAPKRNDIVLTSPGDEEEQSREMLDLLTRHPALLGLAAAELRTVSLPVWRELCRCLGMQVSSAELTDLARSLTDRLVVTEASGGPDDSFGFRCESDRHLIRRLRPVDHGRLMSALLKPLRSRGATAWTDLGPVGTYAARAVPLHASHARLVESILADGQVLANLDATGLLQGLAATWPRGIPQGGLALDAHYLEQLGLAAAPHTEWVSWLHHAALNRGKKSLARSMATESGLELPWHTVWTKCRPFGGFGRLEELEELEELEEAEAARAGQAPTAFGTRQFPELVDSHSWRLRATGPPVRHIFDRPGGASRPFRSQALSDPQWLISGATGPFVVDVRTCPREQPHLEALSEPFVGPITEAALWRCPAPAFAENAPSRAWLESSFGPGACRVLSEVELPQGLVDPGSRRFLTDVGWPHLTGQLPFLRTTDLAETGLVEVPWPDDVGPPDSAGPFYLLGEWTGGQVLLDGGTGAVVHDYATGYASWTLATGLRQFCILVRLYHALLTGPFLTPAERKDALRSLWQWAADIDPATEDADHWEHVFDGDLDFWGTE, encoded by the coding sequence GTGGAACTGACTCCCGAGCGAGCACTCGAACAGGCTCGGGCCTGGCTGGCAGAGCCTCATCGTCTGTACCGAACCCTCGCCGTCCGGGGTGTGCCGGGCTCCGGAAAGACCGCCTTTCTCGGCGAGCTCGCGTCTCGGATCCCTGACGCTGTCCATGTCGATTGCCGAGGCAGGAACGCGGACGACATCGCCCGTGACCTCCTGCGCGCCTGGGGCGTCACCGATGCTCCGGTCTCTCTCCTTTCCGGCGCCCAGCGCATGCGAAGCGGCGGCGTGGCCCTGCTGAGCGACGTGCAATGGGCCGGCGCATTCGTGACCTCGGCCGAGGCGGGCAGAATCTGCGGCCGCGTGATCAGCACCCTCAGTCAATTCTCGCGGGCTCAGGTGCAGTTCGTCGTAGAGCGTTCGTCAGACAGACCATGGGTGGCCGCACCCAAACGGAATGACATCGTCCTGACCTCGCCGGGCGACGAGGAGGAGCAGTCCCGGGAGATGCTGGACCTTCTCACCCGGCACCCCGCACTCCTCGGTCTGGCAGCGGCAGAACTCCGTACCGTCTCCCTTCCCGTCTGGAGGGAGCTCTGCAGGTGCCTGGGCATGCAGGTCTCCTCGGCCGAACTCACCGACCTGGCACGGTCCTTGACCGATCGCCTGGTCGTCACAGAAGCATCCGGTGGTCCGGACGACTCGTTCGGCTTTCGCTGCGAATCGGATCGCCATCTCATCAGGCGGCTACGGCCTGTGGACCATGGTCGTCTGATGTCCGCGCTCCTGAAACCATTGAGGTCGCGTGGCGCGACGGCCTGGACGGACCTCGGCCCCGTCGGCACGTATGCGGCGCGAGCAGTCCCCCTCCATGCCTCTCATGCCCGGCTCGTCGAGTCAATACTGGCTGACGGGCAGGTCCTCGCGAACCTGGACGCGACTGGGCTGTTGCAGGGCTTGGCCGCGACCTGGCCCCGGGGGATTCCGCAGGGCGGCCTCGCTCTCGACGCCCACTATCTCGAGCAACTGGGACTGGCTGCCGCACCGCACACCGAGTGGGTTTCCTGGCTGCATCATGCGGCGCTCAACCGAGGGAAGAAGTCCTTGGCGCGGTCGATGGCCACGGAGTCCGGGCTCGAGCTTCCCTGGCACACCGTCTGGACCAAGTGCCGTCCGTTCGGCGGCTTCGGACGGCTGGAAGAACTGGAAGAGCTGGAAGAGCTGGAAGAAGCAGAGGCCGCACGGGCGGGCCAAGCACCCACAGCTTTCGGTACGCGGCAATTCCCAGAACTCGTGGACAGCCATTCCTGGCGTCTCCGTGCCACCGGGCCGCCAGTGCGCCACATCTTCGACCGGCCCGGCGGCGCTTCCCGCCCCTTCAGGTCCCAAGCCCTGTCGGACCCACAGTGGCTCATCTCAGGCGCGACCGGCCCCTTCGTCGTGGACGTGAGGACCTGTCCTCGGGAACAACCGCACCTGGAAGCCCTATCGGAGCCGTTCGTCGGCCCGATCACGGAGGCGGCTCTCTGGCGCTGTCCTGCCCCGGCCTTCGCCGAGAACGCGCCTTCCCGGGCATGGCTGGAAAGCTCATTCGGGCCGGGTGCATGCCGGGTGCTCTCGGAGGTCGAACTGCCGCAAGGCCTCGTCGACCCGGGCAGTCGGCGATTTCTGACCGACGTCGGGTGGCCCCACTTGACCGGCCAACTGCCCTTCCTGCGCACGACGGATCTGGCAGAGACCGGTCTGGTGGAAGTCCCCTGGCCGGACGACGTGGGCCCGCCGGACAGTGCCGGCCCCTTCTACCTCTTGGGCGAATGGACAGGCGGCCAGGTGCTGCTCGACGGCGGTACCGGTGCGGTCGTCCACGACTACGCCACCGGATACGCCTCCTGGACCTTGGCCACGGGACTGCGCCAGTTCTGCATTCTCGTCCGTCTCTACCACGCACTCCTGACCGGTCCGTTCCTCACCCCCGCCGAACGCAAGGACGCCCTTCGCAGCTTGTGGCAGTGGGCGGCGGACATCGACCCGGCCACGGAGGACGCGGACCACTGGGAGCATGTCTTCGACGGAGATCTGGACTTCTGGGGCACCGAATAG
- a CDS encoding SUKH-4 family immunity protein gives MRRALSLLGVPDDALPYAWARAASEHGAGKLVLIAHTARAGLTRRSAQPLLVLEHVAGTLAARGLSVVLDTLPSVMEGSPFDRPCVRLDGVPSDVGAAASQSLPIRALALSEPRRVPWEVWGELVRAAGSVEADETALRALAARFPDVLVTTDDDVAFIDESVADALRRDTSAELSRRVNSHMVAWLRGSAPRLRHPDGWAASGPLGRYAAHGLAMHAVQAGEFDTLLRDGEVLANLPSSAFLDAAHCAHDGSVPDTNAAADAVHLHMYGVSPAEQGEWAAWLHLMATARHDTELCTSIERAGVELPWKVRWTHWRPPGGYDPSYLEPGPISSLFDVRWHGRPAIVSSTYPHGIRVWDAETGDLLAGPWYGDDLPAEATAALTWPTAPGQAPPTTPKELRAFDATEEGPDYEFLPALLRSGSLTVLAGPDGLFAVEGTSPSPLPGPPILGTKTAAGPALLTDATTTTAAALPQLFSTARVLRTPPESLPPGLTDVTARSVLTDIGLPTMEEKGIRLEPDYDEFLWELPWTEGLQPPAENGPFFRIGLWSGAELVVDGPTGHVLRMPRSTDESGLDGYLVATDLDRFLAMVTWWITGRRILNTIENRDEEHLFRQHIEDAVWIIDDAGSRAKIWIYALYND, from the coding sequence TTGCGGCGTGCTCTTTCGCTCCTCGGCGTTCCTGACGACGCGTTGCCCTACGCCTGGGCCAGGGCCGCGTCCGAACACGGCGCCGGCAAGCTGGTTCTGATCGCCCACACCGCGCGGGCGGGACTGACACGCAGATCTGCGCAGCCCCTCCTGGTCCTCGAGCATGTCGCGGGGACGCTCGCCGCCCGAGGGCTGAGCGTCGTGCTCGACACGCTTCCTTCGGTGATGGAGGGGTCGCCGTTCGACAGGCCCTGCGTCCGGCTGGACGGTGTCCCGTCGGACGTTGGCGCGGCTGCTTCGCAATCCCTGCCGATTCGTGCGCTGGCTCTGTCCGAGCCGAGGCGGGTGCCGTGGGAGGTGTGGGGCGAGCTGGTCCGGGCCGCCGGGTCGGTGGAAGCCGATGAGACGGCACTCCGCGCGTTGGCCGCGCGGTTCCCCGATGTCCTGGTGACGACCGACGACGACGTGGCGTTCATCGACGAGTCCGTGGCAGACGCGCTGCGCCGGGACACCTCGGCGGAGTTGAGCCGACGGGTGAACAGCCACATGGTCGCCTGGCTGCGCGGATCGGCACCACGACTGCGCCACCCGGACGGCTGGGCCGCCTCCGGCCCCCTGGGCCGCTACGCCGCGCACGGTCTGGCCATGCACGCCGTGCAGGCCGGAGAGTTCGACACACTCCTGCGGGACGGCGAGGTCCTGGCCAACCTTCCATCGTCCGCTTTCCTGGACGCGGCGCACTGCGCCCACGACGGCTCGGTCCCCGACACGAACGCCGCTGCGGATGCCGTCCATCTGCACATGTACGGGGTGAGCCCTGCCGAGCAGGGCGAGTGGGCGGCGTGGCTGCACCTGATGGCCACGGCCCGCCACGACACCGAGCTGTGCACGTCCATCGAGCGGGCGGGCGTGGAACTTCCCTGGAAGGTGCGCTGGACCCACTGGCGCCCACCAGGCGGATACGACCCGAGCTACCTCGAGCCCGGCCCCATCTCGTCACTGTTCGACGTGCGCTGGCACGGCCGTCCCGCGATCGTCTCCAGCACCTACCCCCATGGCATCCGTGTCTGGGACGCCGAAACCGGCGACCTGCTGGCCGGGCCCTGGTACGGCGACGACCTCCCCGCCGAAGCCACCGCCGCACTCACCTGGCCGACAGCACCGGGCCAGGCACCTCCCACCACCCCCAAGGAACTCCGGGCATTCGACGCCACCGAGGAAGGACCCGACTACGAGTTCCTCCCCGCGCTCCTGCGCAGCGGGTCTCTGACCGTACTCGCCGGACCGGACGGGCTCTTCGCCGTGGAAGGCACCAGCCCCTCACCTCTGCCGGGACCACCGATCCTGGGCACCAAGACCGCGGCCGGCCCCGCCCTCCTCACCGACGCCACGACCACCACGGCAGCCGCCCTACCGCAGCTCTTCTCCACCGCCCGTGTCCTGCGCACCCCGCCCGAGTCCCTGCCGCCGGGACTCACCGACGTGACCGCCCGCAGCGTCCTCACCGACATCGGGCTCCCGACCATGGAGGAGAAGGGCATCCGACTGGAACCCGACTACGACGAATTCCTTTGGGAACTGCCTTGGACCGAGGGCCTGCAACCGCCCGCGGAAAACGGCCCGTTCTTCCGGATCGGCCTCTGGTCGGGCGCCGAACTCGTCGTCGACGGCCCCACCGGCCACGTCCTGCGCATGCCTCGCAGCACCGACGAAAGCGGCCTCGACGGCTACCTCGTCGCCACCGACCTCGACCGCTTCCTCGCCATGGTCACCTGGTGGATCACCGGCCGCCGCATCCTCAACACCATCGAGAACCGCGACGAGGAACACCTCTTCCGACAGCACATCGAAGACGCCGTCTGGATCATCGACGACGCCGGCTCCCGCGCCAAGATCTGGATCTACGCTCTCTACAACGACTGA
- a CDS encoding SUKH-4 family immunity protein produces the protein MDATGLTAEEVLGKILDAFGVPDPWPVRVDWLGQREWAGVNGMPLLVANSQRAGRTRDLVLDVFDPENAPLVTEDQLPAGLTHEPTRRFLTNTGFPAVNDFLSLNTHNLAGTGFTEHTWQGTKDFKTPVQDGPSTNSAPGSAAASTETTSSKNSRPGSQASTPPQQPPAAGDTSQKPTSSTTCDHPGN, from the coding sequence GTGGACGCCACCGGGCTCACCGCCGAGGAGGTCCTGGGGAAGATCCTCGACGCGTTCGGTGTGCCCGATCCATGGCCCGTGCGGGTGGATTGGCTGGGGCAGCGCGAGTGGGCGGGAGTGAACGGGATGCCACTCCTCGTCGCCAACTCACAGCGGGCTGGGCGTACGCGCGACCTCGTACTCGACGTGTTCGACCCGGAAAACGCCCCGTTGGTGACCGAGGACCAACTGCCCGCCGGTCTGACCCACGAGCCGACCCGCCGCTTCCTCACCAACACCGGCTTCCCCGCCGTCAACGACTTCCTCAGCCTCAACACCCACAACCTCGCCGGCACCGGCTTCACCGAACACACTTGGCAAGGCACCAAAGACTTCAAAACACCCGTCCAAGACGGCCCTTCTACGAACTCGGCACCTGGATCGGCGGCAGCCTCGACGGAGACGACCTCATCGAAGAACTCAAGGCCTGGATCGCAGGCATCGACCCCGCCGCAGCAGCCACCCGCAGCTGGGGACACGTCACAGAAACCGACGAGTTCTACTACCTGTGACCATCCAGGAAACTGA
- a CDS encoding SUKH-4 family immunity protein has product MTSQEQALAVADRWLNPEGSTEPRREVRMQEFDLGWVVWAAPAAPERDPETGERRPPSEIGAACGVVDRRTGELTVWPSVPVDEVVRMYREKHGGAAGASGGSGGSGGSGGSGDGGRPVTGPGNTAVFTFVDPANGEETTLFRTSAPGQPPAEYQAWSELRRMQVPVENVVAVHTDLRPSLLPGGYTAELLNTFRNAQLSCSQTYGARAETRAEGIAALVEQVETTHRIAGQQPPPRPHRVPVPAQVAPATPMSDEELGRYLVEVFGGEGVRRYAAEALAGSALPETAASTLISAGLPDDLPLFFTADRPDAPPAGGLFTDVSTNLRERRSPAGEEKIAALSYLVRMGFDGVAVIAVQCLPGTGQPDGLGALWAVDPVTATARYVNVSTAAFARSLALLTTARQRMRGLDPVAAGAEVAALQEQLVAVDASALTDPDAWWSLVVEQMWHGLF; this is encoded by the coding sequence GTGACCAGCCAGGAGCAGGCGCTCGCCGTCGCCGACCGTTGGCTCAACCCGGAAGGGTCGACGGAGCCGCGCCGCGAGGTCCGGATGCAGGAGTTCGACCTGGGCTGGGTCGTGTGGGCGGCCCCCGCGGCGCCCGAGCGTGACCCGGAGACCGGGGAGCGGCGGCCGCCCTCCGAGATCGGTGCCGCGTGCGGGGTCGTGGACCGCCGCACCGGCGAACTGACGGTCTGGCCGTCGGTGCCGGTCGACGAGGTCGTGCGGATGTACCGGGAGAAGCACGGGGGTGCCGCGGGCGCCTCCGGTGGCTCCGGTGGCTCCGGTGGCTCCGGTGGCTCCGGGGATGGCGGGCGTCCGGTGACCGGTCCCGGCAACACGGCCGTCTTCACGTTCGTCGACCCGGCGAACGGCGAGGAGACCACCCTCTTCCGCACCTCCGCCCCGGGGCAGCCCCCCGCCGAGTACCAGGCGTGGTCCGAGCTGCGGCGCATGCAGGTGCCCGTCGAGAACGTGGTCGCCGTCCACACGGACCTGCGCCCCAGCCTGCTGCCCGGCGGCTACACCGCCGAGCTCCTCAACACCTTCCGCAACGCCCAGCTGTCCTGCTCCCAGACGTACGGTGCCCGTGCCGAGACGCGGGCCGAGGGCATCGCGGCGCTGGTCGAGCAGGTCGAGACGACGCACCGGATCGCCGGCCAGCAGCCGCCGCCCCGCCCGCACCGGGTGCCGGTGCCGGCCCAGGTGGCGCCGGCCACGCCGATGTCCGACGAGGAGCTCGGGCGGTATCTGGTCGAGGTGTTCGGCGGGGAGGGCGTACGCCGCTACGCCGCCGAGGCCCTGGCGGGCAGCGCGCTGCCGGAGACCGCCGCGTCGACGCTGATCTCGGCGGGCCTGCCCGACGACCTCCCGCTCTTCTTCACGGCCGACCGGCCCGACGCACCCCCGGCCGGCGGCCTGTTCACGGACGTCTCGACCAACCTGCGCGAGCGGCGCAGCCCGGCCGGCGAGGAGAAGATCGCCGCCCTGTCGTACCTGGTCCGCATGGGCTTCGACGGCGTCGCGGTCATCGCGGTGCAGTGCCTGCCCGGCACGGGCCAGCCGGACGGCCTCGGCGCGCTCTGGGCGGTGGACCCGGTCACGGCGACGGCCCGCTACGTCAACGTCTCGACGGCCGCCTTCGCCCGCTCCCTCGCCCTGCTGACGACGGCACGGCAGCGCATGCGGGGCCTGGACCCGGTGGCGGCCGGCGCGGAAGTGGCCGCGCTGCAGGAGCAGTTGGTGGCGGTGGACGCGTCGGCGCTGACGGATCCGGACGCGTGGTGGTCGCTGGTGGTCGAGCAGATGTGGCACGGGTTGTTCTGA
- a CDS encoding DUF397 domain-containing protein, whose product MTEARNNEAGTAAEDPKARKERERDELYALDISGVEWHCAPGTEQDEERVEIAYLPNGAVAMRSSLDPGTVLRYTEAEWEAFVLGARDGEFDLEPAPGE is encoded by the coding sequence ATGACCGAGGCACGCAACAACGAGGCCGGGACCGCGGCCGAGGACCCCAAGGCGCGCAAGGAGCGGGAGCGGGACGAGCTGTACGCCCTCGACATCTCCGGCGTCGAGTGGCACTGCGCGCCCGGCACCGAGCAGGACGAGGAGCGCGTGGAGATCGCCTACCTGCCGAACGGCGCGGTCGCCATGCGGTCCTCCCTGGACCCCGGCACGGTGCTGCGCTACACCGAGGCGGAGTGGGAGGCGTTCGTCCTGGGCGCACGGGACGGCGAGTTCGACCTGGAGCCGGCGCCGGGCGAGTAG
- a CDS encoding ATP-binding protein, giving the protein MTGSTEDYAPHPHIGGRTAALRALAAWRAAAPGAPRVVVLTGDAGSGRSRLLTGFLMLCEPEYRKRLPLDAMDPSTVPPELPPPAVPSAEGLTAAQVLWLIADHFGLRATGVEGVYAELAALDEPVTVVVPDVDRAGPVRAAGEPARLVREVLAPLAATETVRLMAEVPRPLAAELVAGLPQGTAQIIDVDEPEWADPDVLVRFAQAALNPEFGAPELPFTVDPAVRLALGAAIGRRAGSPLVVELAVHCALMAPEGFDPADERFLPTSVGSALDLHARRLGTDSQTLRLLLAPLALAEADGIPVQLWPRLASAVAGHDMSPAIAGGMLLAGPFVQPVEVPGPGADADSDGADEGRTLLRLLHPALAEEIRAGLPNVAAAQTQIAMALLEAVPDQDWGKADPYVRDHIAGHTLEAGLLPQLLTDPGLFVHADPVPLRAAVEAVPLQQLGAPARTYLRTAPLLTRTQAPTLLRAALLETAFVEDGLPEYAEAIHGRLGLDLPWQTLWSLPVAGGVSAVTVGSLPGAEGAAATPVAVLVVPPGTPGARPVGAGTEGAVSTAGAEGAVSSDGPVRSETGPAALVHGLVQPGLLDDADLDRIVRPSEEERAAAPLGLSRGGDYLRVWNRADQEVVAALISDTPFTAADLSPDGILLVATERGAKALRIRAAGAGIAS; this is encoded by the coding sequence ATGACCGGCTCGACCGAGGACTACGCACCGCACCCCCACATAGGTGGCCGTACGGCGGCGTTGCGCGCGCTCGCCGCGTGGCGGGCCGCGGCGCCCGGCGCCCCGCGCGTGGTGGTGCTCACCGGCGACGCGGGCAGCGGGCGTTCGCGACTGCTCACCGGGTTCCTCATGCTGTGCGAGCCGGAGTACCGCAAGCGGCTCCCGCTGGACGCGATGGACCCGTCGACGGTGCCGCCGGAGCTGCCGCCGCCCGCGGTGCCGAGCGCCGAGGGGCTGACCGCGGCCCAGGTCCTGTGGCTGATCGCCGACCACTTCGGGCTGAGGGCCACCGGCGTCGAGGGCGTGTACGCCGAACTGGCCGCACTGGACGAGCCGGTGACCGTCGTCGTCCCGGACGTCGACCGAGCGGGCCCGGTGCGCGCCGCCGGCGAACCGGCCCGGCTCGTACGGGAGGTGCTGGCCCCGCTGGCCGCCACCGAGACGGTACGGCTGATGGCCGAGGTGCCGCGTCCGCTCGCGGCCGAGCTGGTGGCCGGGCTGCCGCAGGGCACCGCGCAGATCATCGACGTCGACGAGCCGGAGTGGGCCGACCCGGACGTGCTGGTGCGGTTCGCGCAGGCCGCGCTGAACCCGGAGTTCGGCGCGCCCGAGCTGCCGTTCACCGTGGATCCGGCCGTCCGGCTCGCGCTGGGCGCGGCGATCGGACGGCGGGCCGGTAGTCCGCTGGTCGTAGAACTCGCCGTCCACTGCGCCCTCATGGCCCCGGAGGGCTTCGACCCGGCCGACGAGCGGTTCCTGCCGACGTCGGTCGGGTCGGCCCTGGACCTGCACGCCCGGCGGCTCGGCACCGACTCGCAGACGCTGCGGCTCCTGTTGGCGCCGCTGGCGCTGGCCGAGGCGGACGGGATACCCGTCCAGCTCTGGCCGCGGCTGGCGAGCGCCGTCGCCGGGCACGACATGAGTCCGGCCATCGCGGGGGGCATGCTGCTGGCGGGGCCGTTCGTGCAGCCGGTGGAGGTGCCGGGGCCGGGGGCGGATGCGGACAGCGACGGTGCCGACGAGGGGCGCACGCTGTTGCGGCTGCTGCATCCGGCGCTCGCCGAGGAGATCCGCGCCGGGCTGCCGAACGTGGCGGCCGCCCAGACGCAGATCGCGATGGCCCTGCTGGAGGCCGTGCCGGACCAGGACTGGGGCAAGGCCGACCCGTACGTCCGCGACCACATCGCCGGTCACACGCTGGAGGCCGGTCTGCTGCCCCAACTCCTCACGGACCCGGGGCTGTTCGTGCACGCTGATCCGGTGCCGCTGCGGGCCGCCGTCGAGGCCGTACCGCTGCAGCAACTGGGCGCGCCGGCCCGGACGTATCTGCGGACGGCTCCCCTGCTGACCCGCACCCAGGCGCCCACCCTGCTGCGGGCGGCGCTCCTGGAGACCGCGTTCGTCGAGGACGGGCTGCCCGAGTACGCCGAGGCCATCCACGGACGGCTCGGCCTTGACCTGCCGTGGCAGACGCTGTGGAGCCTGCCGGTGGCGGGCGGCGTCAGTGCGGTGACGGTGGGCAGCCTGCCCGGCGCGGAGGGGGCGGCGGCCACACCGGTCGCCGTGCTGGTGGTGCCGCCGGGGACGCCGGGGGCACGGCCGGTCGGGGCCGGTACGGAGGGTGCGGTGAGTACGGCGGGTGCGGAGGGCGCGGTCAGTTCGGACGGCCCGGTGCGTTCGGAGACCGGGCCCGCGGCGCTGGTCCACGGCCTCGTACAGCCGGGTCTGCTGGACGACGCCGATCTCGACCGGATCGTCCGCCCGTCCGAGGAGGAGCGCGCCGCCGCGCCGCTCGGCCTGAGCCGTGGCGGGGACTATCTGCGGGTCTGGAACCGGGCGGACCAGGAGGTGGTGGCCGCGCTGATCTCGGACACGCCCTTCACGGCCGCCGACCTGTCCCCCGACGGCATCCTCCTCGTGGCCACCGAGCGAGGGGCGAAGGCCCTCCGGATCCGGGCGGCGGGCGCGGGGATAGCCTCGTAG